The Thermus tengchongensis DNA window CCCGCCAAGAGGGCCTCCCGCACCTGAGGCGAGAAACCTTCGGGGTGCTCCCTTAGGGCCTTTTCGTGGATGCGGGCCGCCTCGTAGCGCACCAGGCGGGTGTAGACCTCATAGACCCCGGGTAGGGGTAAGGATACCTCCCTTACCTCGGCCCTCAAGGAGGGGAGCTCCTCTAGAAGCCTCTGGAAAGCCCTGCGCACCTCCACCCCCAAACGGCCCTCCAGGAAGTCCAGGGGCACGCCGAAGGTGGGGTTCTGGGGGCCCTCCAAGGGGATGCTTTCCCCGGCCAGGATCTCCGTGAGGAAGTGGGCATCCCGCACCGTCTTGGCGATGGGCCCCGCATGGTCGGTGGAGCGGGAAAGGGGCAGGGCCCCCTCCAGGCTCACCCGGCCGAAGGAGGGCTTGAAGCCCACCACCCCGTTGAAGGCGGCAGGGATGCGGATGGACCCCCCGGTGTCCGTGCCCAAGGAGGCGAGGCCGATCCCCAAGGCCACAGCCACGGCGCTTCCGCCGCTAGAGCCCCCCGCCTGACGGGTGGGGTCGATGGCGTTTTTCACCGGGCCCGTCCAGGGGTTTTCCCCGGTGATGCCCAGGGCCACCTCGTGCATGTTGGTTTTGGCGAAGATGAGGGCTCCGGCTTCCCTCAGGCGCCTTACCGCCTGGGCCTCCTCGGGAAGGGGAGGGAGGGGGGCTTGGGTGCCCGCGCGGGTGGGCATGCCCTTCACGGGAAAGAGGTCCTTCACCGTGAGGGGCAGGCCGTGGAGGGGTCCCCGCACCGCTCCCCGCCTAAGCTCCTCCGTAAGCCTTTGGGCTTCCCGCCTTGCCCCCTCCTCGTCCAGGTAAGCCAAAGCGTTGCGGTCTTGGAAGACCCGGGCTCGTTCCAGGGCTTCTTCCAATAGGTTCAGGGGGGTGGTCTCGCCGCGCTCCAGGAGGGCCTTAGCTTTGAGCAGGTCCATGCTCTATTATAAAAGCCTCTTCTCCCCGCCCCTGTAGGGCCTTTCGCCCCGGCCAGGTGTAGCGCACCACCTCCCGGTCCTTAAGGGCCAGGGCGATGAGCTCGTCGGTGGAGAGGCGGCTTTCCACCTCCAGCACCACGGGGAGCTGGGCTTGGGTCACGGGGTGCTTGGGGGCGAAAAGGGTGCAGCATTCCTCGTCGGGAAGGATGGAAAGGGGGTAGGTGCCGATGCGCAAGGCCTCGGCTTTGATCTCCTCCTTGTGGAAGCCGATGAGGGGGCGGAAGACGGGGAGGGTGGCGGCCTGGTTAACCACATGAAGATTTTCCAGGGTCTGCGAGGCCACCTGGCCCAGGCTGTCCCCGGTGACCAAGGCCAGGGCCCCCTCCTCCTTGGCAATGGCCTCGGCGATGCGGAGCATGTAGCGGCGGTAGAGGACCACCCGGTAGGCCTTGGGGGCCTCGAGGATGATCTCCCGCTGCACCTCACTGAAGGGAACCAGGTGGAGGGTGATGCGGTGCTGGAAGCGCACCAGGCGCTCGGCGATGGCCTTGGCCTTCTCCCGGCTCTGCCCGGAGAGGAGGGGGAAGGGGTGGAAGTGCACCAGGGCCACTTCCGCCCCCCGGCGCATGAGGCGGTAGGCGGCCACGGGGGAGTCAATCCCCCCGGAAAGGAGGGCCACCACCTTTCCGGAAACCCCGGGGGGAAGCCCTCCCCGTCCCGGGTGGCGTTCCAACTCCAAAAGGGCGGCGTTGGGCAGGATGCGCACCACCCACTCCCTTTCCGCTCCCTTGAGCTGTACCCTGGCTCCCGTCTTCTCCTTCACGAAGGCCCCAAGGAGTCGCTCGATCTCGGGAGAGGTCAGGGGGAAGGTCTTATCGGAGCGCTTGGCGGTGATGCGGAAGCTTTCGAAGCGCTCCCTCGCAAGGGTCTCCTCCAAGGCGGCCTCGAG harbors:
- a CDS encoding amidase, producing MDLLKAKALLERGETTPLNLLEEALERARVFQDRNALAYLDEEGARREAQRLTEELRRGAVRGPLHGLPLTVKDLFPVKGMPTRAGTQAPLPPLPEEAQAVRRLREAGALIFAKTNMHEVALGITGENPWTGPVKNAIDPTRQAGGSSGGSAVAVALGIGLASLGTDTGGSIRIPAAFNGVVGFKPSFGRVSLEGALPLSRSTDHAGPIAKTVRDAHFLTEILAGESIPLEGPQNPTFGVPLDFLEGRLGVEVRRAFQRLLEELPSLRAEVREVSLPLPGVYEVYTRLVRYEAARIHEKALREHPEGFSPQVREALLAGLALTEKDYRDAVAEREALRLQLVKALRGVDALLLPAQPLPAPPLGTEEVELESGKKSHREAFITLTLPFSLLGVPTLTLPFARVEGMPVGLQVVGPYAEDGRVLAIGGWLEARLK
- the thiI gene encoding tRNA uracil 4-sulfurtransferase ThiI gives rise to the protein METLVLVNLFHELALKGENRPFFLRKAKAHIKEALQGTAARLETEWPMALLFRLPQQAWPEAKERLKDTLGVEGFARVLRTPPDLKALEAALEETLARERFESFRITAKRSDKTFPLTSPEIERLLGAFVKEKTGARVQLKGAEREWVVRILPNAALLELERHPGRGGLPPGVSGKVVALLSGGIDSPVAAYRLMRRGAEVALVHFHPFPLLSGQSREKAKAIAERLVRFQHRITLHLVPFSEVQREIILEAPKAYRVVLYRRYMLRIAEAIAKEEGALALVTGDSLGQVASQTLENLHVVNQAATLPVFRPLIGFHKEEIKAEALRIGTYPLSILPDEECCTLFAPKHPVTQAQLPVVLEVESRLSTDELIALALKDREVVRYTWPGRKALQGRGEEAFIIEHGPAQS